One genomic segment of Streptomyces sp. RerS4 includes these proteins:
- the yaaA gene encoding peroxide stress protein YaaA, translating to MLVLLPPSEGKAAGGSGAPLELDSLSLPGLADARTSVLAELVELCGADELKAREVLGIGEGLRGEVLKNAELRTAPARPAAEIYTGVLYDALDLAGLPGAARAAADRSLMVFSGLWGAVRPTDRIPSYRLSMGVKLPGLGALGAYWRGPMAEVMPEVAGDGLVLDLRSAAYGAAWKPKGEVAGRTATVRVLHARVVDGVEKRSVVSHFNKATKGRLVRDLLLAGAVPAGPAELVVALRDLGYVVEAEAPAKAGRAWSLDVVVSRIH from the coding sequence GTGCTCGTGCTGCTGCCGCCCTCCGAGGGAAAGGCCGCCGGCGGCTCCGGCGCACCGCTGGAGCTCGATTCCCTGTCCCTGCCGGGCCTGGCGGACGCGCGTACGAGCGTCCTCGCGGAACTCGTCGAGCTGTGCGGGGCCGACGAGCTGAAGGCGCGCGAGGTGCTCGGCATCGGCGAGGGGTTGCGCGGCGAGGTCTTGAAGAACGCCGAACTGCGGACCGCGCCCGCCCGCCCGGCGGCGGAGATCTACACCGGTGTGCTGTACGACGCCTTGGACCTGGCGGGCCTGCCGGGGGCGGCGCGGGCGGCGGCGGACCGGTCGTTGATGGTCTTCTCGGGGCTGTGGGGCGCGGTGCGGCCGACCGACCGGATCCCGTCGTACCGGCTGTCGATGGGGGTCAAGCTGCCGGGGCTGGGCGCGCTGGGGGCGTACTGGCGAGGGCCGATGGCGGAGGTCATGCCGGAGGTCGCGGGCGACGGGCTGGTGCTGGACCTGCGGTCGGCGGCGTACGGGGCGGCGTGGAAGCCGAAGGGGGAGGTCGCCGGGCGGACGGCGACGGTGCGGGTGCTGCATGCGCGGGTCGTGGACGGGGTGGAGAAGCGGTCGGTGGTGAGCCACTTCAACAAGGCGACGAAGGGGCGGTTGGTGCGGGATCTGTTGCTCGCGGGGGCCGTGCCGGCGGGGCCGGCGGAGCTGGTGGTCGCGCTGCGGGATCTGGGGTATGTGGTCGAGGCGGAGGCGCCCGCGAAGGCCGGGCGGGCCTGGTCCCTCGACGTGGTCGTAAGCCGGATCCACTGA
- a CDS encoding small ribosomal subunit Rsm22 family protein: MNASAPTTAETLRSALARLLDGLPQRQATAAVERLIANYRGQTPTDAPVLRDRSDVAAYAAYRMPATFEAVRSALDGLAEAAPQWAPASHVDVGGGTGSATWAVDATWDGPRETTVLDWAEPALQLGKELAQASPSPVLRAAEWRRAVIGSGLTLPDADLVTVSYVLGELTPEARRAVVAEAARAGRAVVLIEPGTPEGYLRIREAREQLIEAGLKVAAPCPHDGTCPIEVGQDWCHFSARVSRSSLHRQVKGGSLPYEDEKFSYVAASRFPVTPVPSRITRRPQIRKGLVLLDLCGPEEGPGAGLSRATVTKRHGDLYKAARDADWGQEWPPASRG, encoded by the coding sequence GTGAACGCCTCCGCCCCCACCACCGCCGAGACCCTCCGCAGCGCCCTCGCCCGCCTGCTCGACGGGCTCCCGCAACGGCAGGCGACGGCCGCCGTCGAGCGGCTCATCGCCAACTACCGGGGGCAGACCCCGACCGACGCGCCCGTGCTGCGCGACCGCTCCGACGTGGCGGCGTACGCGGCGTACCGGATGCCCGCCACCTTCGAGGCCGTCCGGTCCGCCCTGGACGGGCTCGCGGAGGCGGCCCCGCAGTGGGCGCCCGCCTCGCACGTGGACGTCGGCGGCGGGACCGGCTCCGCGACCTGGGCGGTGGACGCCACCTGGGACGGCCCCCGCGAGACCACCGTCCTCGACTGGGCCGAGCCGGCGCTCCAGCTCGGCAAGGAGCTCGCGCAGGCCTCCCCCTCCCCCGTGCTCCGCGCGGCGGAATGGCGGCGGGCCGTCATCGGCTCCGGGCTGACGCTGCCCGACGCCGACCTGGTGACGGTCTCGTACGTACTGGGCGAGCTGACGCCCGAGGCCCGCCGGGCCGTCGTCGCCGAGGCGGCCCGCGCGGGTCGGGCGGTGGTGCTGATCGAGCCGGGCACGCCCGAGGGGTACCTGCGCATCCGCGAGGCGCGCGAGCAGCTGATCGAAGCCGGGCTGAAGGTCGCCGCGCCGTGCCCGCACGACGGGACCTGCCCCATCGAGGTCGGTCAGGACTGGTGCCACTTCTCGGCGCGGGTCAGCCGCTCCTCCCTGCACCGGCAGGTCAAGGGCGGTTCGCTGCCGTACGAGGACGAGAAGTTCAGCTACGTCGCCGCGAGCCGCTTCCCGGTCACGCCGGTCCCCTCCCGGATCACGCGCAGGCCGCAGATCCGCAAGGGGCTCGTCCTGCTCGACCTGTGCGGTCCCGAGGAGGGCCCCGGCGCGGGCCTGTCCCGGGCCACCGTGACGAAGCGCCACGGCGACCTCTACAAGGCGGCCCGGGACGCCGACTGGGGCCAGGAGTGGCCCCCGGCCTCACGCGGTTAA
- the ddaH gene encoding dimethylargininase yields MRRDATPRRYLMCPPAHFKVTYSINPWMDPTKPVDLPLAHAQWEDLRDRYRALGHTVETLVPDPGLPDMVFAANGALVVDGKVLGARFAYPERSAEAEIHLDWFRAHGFTEIHEPSHINEGEGDFAVTATYILAGRGFRSSPLSHDEAQEFFGRPVIGLDLVDPRFYHLDTALCVLDGDEIMYHPEAFSAGSRAVLRRLFPDALLVDAADAAAFGLNSVCDGRHVVMPQAATGLLAPLRERGFEPVPMDLGELLKGGGSVKCCTQELRPAPPDRAAS; encoded by the coding sequence TTGCGCAGAGACGCCACACCCCGGCGCTACCTGATGTGCCCACCCGCACACTTCAAGGTCACGTACTCCATCAACCCGTGGATGGACCCCACGAAACCGGTGGACCTGCCCCTCGCACACGCCCAGTGGGAAGACCTGCGGGACCGCTACCGCGCCCTCGGTCACACCGTCGAGACCCTCGTCCCCGATCCCGGGCTGCCCGACATGGTCTTCGCCGCGAACGGCGCCCTCGTCGTCGACGGCAAGGTCCTCGGCGCCCGCTTCGCCTACCCGGAACGGTCCGCCGAGGCGGAGATCCACCTCGACTGGTTCCGGGCGCACGGCTTCACGGAGATCCACGAGCCCTCGCACATCAACGAGGGCGAGGGGGACTTCGCCGTCACGGCCACCTACATCCTGGCGGGGCGCGGTTTCCGCTCCAGCCCGCTCTCCCACGACGAGGCCCAGGAGTTCTTCGGACGCCCCGTCATCGGCCTGGACCTGGTGGACCCGCGCTTCTACCACCTGGACACGGCGCTGTGCGTGCTCGACGGCGACGAGATCATGTACCACCCCGAGGCCTTCTCGGCGGGCAGCCGGGCCGTCCTGCGCCGGCTCTTCCCGGACGCCCTGCTCGTGGACGCGGCGGACGCGGCCGCCTTCGGGCTCAACTCCGTCTGCGACGGCCGGCACGTGGTGATGCCCCAGGCCGCGACCGGACTGCTCGCCCCGCTGCGCGAGCGGGGGTTCGAGCCGGTGCCGATGGACCTGGGCGAGCTGCTCAAGGGCGGCGGCAGCGTGAAGTGCTGCACGCAGGAACTGCGCCCGGCGCCGCCTGACCGGGCCGCGTCTTAA
- a CDS encoding bifunctional DNA primase/polymerase encodes MGSESGRVKRGEQSRISQWLRRRSKPAAEDPARQREALLLAVAAAGLPIAPAAHPAGYRCSCDRIGCPTPARHPVSFAWQTQSTTDRAQIERWARSQPQANFITATGMVHDVLDVPLEAGRSALERLLAAGIDVGPVAESGGTGDQARMLFFTATRGTPEDEDEWWPCELDCHPETMDEHPGLRWHCRGSYVLLPPATLPGDFTVTWLRDPHHPLPDPLTLLETLTDACATHAGTTPSAAAWPLTR; translated from the coding sequence ATGGGGTCTGAGTCCGGCCGCGTCAAACGCGGCGAGCAGAGCAGGATTTCGCAGTGGCTGCGCCGCCGCTCGAAACCCGCCGCCGAAGACCCCGCCCGGCAGCGCGAGGCGCTCCTTCTGGCCGTCGCCGCCGCGGGCCTGCCGATCGCCCCCGCCGCCCATCCCGCCGGCTACCGCTGTTCGTGCGACCGCATCGGCTGTCCCACACCCGCGCGCCACCCCGTCTCGTTCGCCTGGCAGACCCAGTCGACCACCGACCGCGCGCAGATCGAACGCTGGGCGCGCAGCCAGCCCCAGGCCAACTTCATCACCGCGACCGGCATGGTCCACGACGTCCTCGACGTCCCGCTGGAGGCCGGGCGCAGCGCGCTGGAACGGCTGCTGGCCGCCGGGATCGACGTCGGCCCGGTCGCCGAATCCGGTGGTACGGGGGACCAGGCCCGGATGCTCTTCTTCACCGCGACCCGGGGCACCCCCGAGGACGAGGACGAGTGGTGGCCCTGCGAACTGGACTGCCACCCCGAGACGATGGACGAGCACCCCGGCCTGCGCTGGCACTGCCGCGGCAGCTACGTCCTCCTCCCCCCGGCGACCCTCCCGGGCGACTTCACGGTGACCTGGCTCCGCGACCCCCACCACCCCCTCCCGGACCCCCTCACCCTCCTGGAAACCCTCACCGACGCCTGCGCCACCCACGCGGGCACGACCCCCTCCGCAGCAGCCTGGCCCCTGACCCGCTGA
- a CDS encoding RNB domain-containing ribonuclease: protein MPRRHMHMTGAEGAALRAALRELRTRLGLPEAFPPEVLAEAERAATRTATPTPTPTPTPATADATDLPLFTIDPPTSVDLDQAMHLARRPGGGYRVHYAIADVAAFVTPGGPLDAEAHRRVTTLYLPDGKIPLHPTVLSESAASLLPDRTRPALLWRLDLDADGRVEHTDVRRALVRSRAKLDYDGVQKAIDTGTAEEPVALLKAIGTLREALEAERGGVSLSVPEQEVVERAGRYALAYRLPLPANGWNAQISLMTGMAAADLMLASGTGILRTLPVAPDGAVGRLRRAAKALRIDWPHHVPYAALVRSLDPRLPAHAAFLQECTTLLRGAGYTVFTDGHTPDPALHAAVAAPYAHCTAPLRRLVDRYTGELCVAAVAGARPPEWVTAALEALPGEMAAGTRLANAVERECVDLVEAALLKDRVGETFEATVIDVKEHEPRVGTVHLEEPAVVGRVESGSADLPLGDRIRVRLTRADPGTSKILFATA, encoded by the coding sequence ATGCCACGCCGCCACATGCACATGACCGGCGCAGAAGGGGCTGCCCTGCGGGCCGCGCTGCGTGAACTGCGGACGCGACTGGGACTGCCCGAGGCGTTCCCACCGGAAGTCCTCGCCGAGGCCGAGCGAGCGGCGACGAGAACGGCCACGCCAACACCCACACCCACACCCACCCCCGCCACGGCCGACGCCACCGACCTCCCCCTCTTCACCATCGACCCGCCGACCTCCGTCGACCTCGACCAGGCCATGCACCTGGCCCGGCGCCCCGGCGGCGGCTACCGCGTCCACTACGCGATCGCCGACGTCGCCGCGTTCGTCACCCCGGGCGGCCCCCTCGACGCCGAGGCCCACCGACGCGTCACCACGCTCTACCTCCCCGACGGGAAGATCCCCCTGCACCCGACGGTGCTCTCGGAGAGCGCGGCAAGCCTGTTGCCGGACCGGACCCGTCCGGCGCTCCTGTGGCGGCTCGACCTGGACGCCGACGGCCGCGTCGAGCACACCGATGTCCGCCGGGCCCTGGTGCGCAGCCGGGCCAAGCTCGACTACGACGGCGTCCAGAAGGCCATCGACACCGGCACCGCCGAGGAGCCCGTGGCCCTGCTCAAGGCCATCGGCACCCTGCGCGAGGCCCTGGAGGCCGAACGCGGCGGGGTTTCCCTGAGCGTCCCCGAACAGGAGGTCGTCGAGCGCGCCGGCCGCTACGCCCTGGCCTACCGGTTGCCGCTGCCCGCCAACGGCTGGAACGCGCAGATCTCCCTGATGACCGGGATGGCCGCCGCCGACCTCATGCTGGCCTCCGGCACCGGAATCCTGCGCACCCTGCCCGTCGCCCCCGACGGCGCGGTCGGGCGGCTGCGGCGCGCGGCGAAGGCCCTGCGGATCGACTGGCCGCACCACGTCCCGTACGCGGCGCTCGTCCGCTCCCTGGATCCGCGCCTACCCGCGCACGCCGCGTTCCTCCAGGAGTGCACCACCCTGCTGCGGGGCGCCGGCTACACGGTCTTCACCGACGGCCACACCCCCGACCCGGCCCTGCACGCGGCGGTCGCGGCGCCGTACGCCCACTGCACGGCGCCGCTGCGGCGCCTCGTCGACCGCTACACCGGCGAGCTGTGCGTGGCGGCGGTGGCGGGGGCACGGCCGCCGGAGTGGGTGACGGCGGCCCTGGAAGCGCTGCCGGGCGAGATGGCGGCGGGCACGCGGCTCGCGAACGCGGTCGAGCGTGAGTGCGTGGACCTGGTGGAGGCGGCCCTGCTGAAGGACCGCGTCGGCGAGACCTTCGAGGCGACGGTGATCGACGTCAAGGAGCACGAGCCCCGGGTCGGCACCGTCCACCTGGAGGAGCCCGCCGTGGTCGGCCGCGTCGAGTCCGGCTCGGCCGACCTCCCCCTCGGGGACCGGATCCGAGTCCGCCTGACCCGCGCCGACCCGGGCACGTCGAAGATCCTCTTCGCCACCGCCTAG
- a CDS encoding TetR/AcrR family transcriptional regulator yields the protein MNKSPDATRRSDRSRRAILDAALALVGEVGYNKLTIEAIAARAGVGKQTIYRWWPSKAAVLLDASLALAGDAASAGDWTGFPDTGDLAADLKTVLRATVDEFRDEKYEAPARALTAAGATDPELGARFNEQLLEPQLALYEARLRTARDAGRLPADTDLRLVVEMLLGPLTYRWLLRTGPLTHAFADAVVDGVLAGLPAGPNGVGNVTDARR from the coding sequence ATGAACAAGTCTCCCGACGCCACCCGCCGCAGCGACCGCTCCCGCCGCGCCATCCTCGACGCCGCCCTCGCCCTGGTCGGCGAGGTCGGCTACAACAAGCTCACCATCGAGGCGATCGCCGCCCGCGCGGGCGTCGGCAAGCAGACCATCTACCGCTGGTGGCCCTCGAAGGCGGCCGTGCTGCTCGACGCCTCCCTGGCGCTGGCCGGCGACGCCGCATCCGCAGGCGACTGGACGGGCTTCCCCGACACCGGCGACCTCGCGGCCGACCTGAAGACCGTTCTGCGGGCCACAGTGGACGAGTTCCGCGACGAGAAGTACGAGGCCCCCGCACGCGCCCTGACCGCCGCCGGGGCGACCGACCCGGAGCTGGGCGCCCGCTTCAACGAGCAGCTGCTGGAGCCGCAGCTCGCGCTCTACGAGGCCCGCCTGCGCACGGCGCGCGACGCCGGCCGGCTCCCGGCGGACACCGATCTGCGTCTGGTGGTGGAGATGCTGCTGGGCCCGTTGACGTACCGGTGGCTGCTGCGGACCGGGCCGCTGACGCACGCGTTCGCGGACGCGGTGGTGGACGGCGTCCTGGCCGGGCTCCCGGCCGGGCCGAACGGCGTGGGAAACGTCACCGACGCCCGCCGATAG